Proteins from a single region of Butyrivibrio fibrisolvens:
- a CDS encoding HD domain-containing phosphohydrolase — translation MKNRDKNGWIIGIMVFIITIILNLLLGFICIKIGLPPLLAIAGSMAIAILAGYMPAVWVVLISNLILSYFINDFLNYSLINILIIIVTAYYAQKGHFKKLSKILSYIILTSLISAVVSTLIVIETGGVDETVLESNIIVNDVTPSPLGMLAISSLIILVTAIPSQVICLLLSFLIVKILPDNIKDILKKFGWLQKPIDDDELERLEKTKTRIISTKTVFIIAIISTCLTVLLFVAAIGTRLFINHTKQEHEKIAVGVSEMIAGIVNGNRIDEYIASGGQGPEYEKIVAELEAIRDVSNDIEYVYVYKILPDGCHVVFDLDTDEVEAADVGEVVPFDPTFEKYVPTLLEGGEIETFVSDDYYGWLLTSYTPVHNSLGETVCYAGCDISMEYLSSYTRQFFIRLLIMCIGIIIVIIVTGLWIAKFRIIYPVKSMVERARFFNYDSEEARKTNVELLEDLEICTGDEIERLYNSFLQVTKDSMKSFSTMQQKSDYIEKVQTNLIVILADMVENRDESTGDHIKKTSMYTLIIMRQMKKEGMHTRILTDEFIDNVYKSAPLHDIGKIRITDSILNKPGKLTPEEFEIMKLHSAYGGEIINKLIESLTQASYLEVARDIALYHHERWDGTGYPEGLKGEDIPLSARIMAVADVFDALISERVYKKAFTFEKAVEIIQEESGTHFDPDVVKAFIDAIDEVRETAKLQKR, via the coding sequence ATGAAAAATCGCGATAAAAACGGATGGATCATCGGAATAATGGTATTTATCATTACTATTATTCTAAACCTGCTTCTTGGGTTTATATGTATAAAGATAGGGCTTCCGCCACTTTTAGCTATAGCAGGATCGATGGCTATAGCTATTTTGGCTGGGTATATGCCGGCTGTATGGGTTGTTCTTATAAGCAATCTGATCTTAAGCTATTTTATAAATGATTTTCTTAATTATTCTCTTATTAATATTCTTATCATCATTGTTACGGCGTATTATGCCCAAAAGGGACATTTTAAGAAGCTGTCTAAAATTCTAAGCTATATCATTCTGACATCTTTGATCAGCGCAGTCGTAAGTACACTTATCGTTATAGAGACCGGCGGAGTAGATGAAACTGTGCTTGAGAGTAACATTATCGTAAACGATGTTACACCTTCCCCTTTGGGAATGCTTGCCATATCATCGCTTATCATCCTCGTGACTGCGATTCCTTCACAGGTAATATGTCTTTTGCTTTCTTTTCTCATAGTTAAAATATTGCCTGATAATATCAAAGATATCCTGAAGAAATTTGGATGGCTCCAAAAGCCCATAGACGATGATGAGCTTGAGCGTCTTGAGAAGACAAAGACCAGGATTATATCCACAAAAACAGTATTTATCATAGCTATTATTTCAACATGTCTTACAGTTCTTTTGTTTGTAGCAGCAATTGGAACACGTCTTTTTATCAATCACACCAAGCAGGAGCATGAAAAAATTGCTGTTGGCGTATCGGAAATGATAGCAGGGATCGTTAATGGAAACAGGATAGACGAGTATATTGCAAGCGGAGGCCAGGGGCCGGAATATGAAAAGATAGTAGCAGAGCTTGAAGCCATCCGAGATGTTTCTAATGATATAGAATACGTCTATGTTTACAAGATATTGCCGGATGGATGCCATGTGGTTTTTGACCTTGATACAGATGAAGTGGAAGCAGCAGATGTTGGTGAAGTTGTCCCATTTGACCCGACTTTTGAAAAGTATGTTCCAACTCTTTTAGAAGGAGGTGAAATTGAGACCTTTGTTTCCGATGATTATTATGGCTGGCTATTAACATCTTATACACCTGTTCATAATTCGCTTGGCGAAACTGTATGCTATGCAGGATGCGATATTTCTATGGAATATCTGTCAAGCTATACAAGACAGTTCTTTATACGCCTTTTGATCATGTGCATTGGAATCATCATAGTCATCATAGTTACAGGTCTTTGGATAGCTAAGTTCAGGATCATCTATCCTGTTAAATCCATGGTGGAACGTGCCAGATTCTTTAATTATGATAGCGAAGAAGCCAGAAAGACTAACGTTGAACTTCTTGAAGATCTGGAGATTTGCACAGGCGATGAGATCGAAAGACTCTATAATTCTTTTTTACAGGTCACTAAAGACAGTATGAAGAGCTTTAGTACCATGCAGCAAAAGTCAGATTACATTGAGAAGGTCCAGACTAATCTCATCGTCATCCTTGCAGATATGGTTGAAAACAGGGATGAATCAACTGGTGATCATATCAAAAAGACATCCATGTATACGCTTATAATCATGAGACAGATGAAAAAAGAGGGGATGCATACACGCATTCTTACAGATGAATTTATAGATAATGTATATAAGTCAGCACCTCTTCATGATATAGGAAAGATAAGAATTACTGATTCAATACTTAATAAACCTGGAAAACTTACTCCTGAAGAATTTGAGATCATGAAGCTTCACTCGGCTTATGGCGGCGAGATCATAAATAAGCTTATAGAGTCGCTTACTCAGGCAAGTTACCTTGAGGTTGCAAGGGATATAGCTCTATATCATCACGAAAGATGGGATGGCACAGGATATCCGGAAGGCCTTAAAGGAGAAGATATACCACTTTCTGCAAGGATAATGGCTGTTGCGGATGTATTTGATGCTCTTATCTCTGAAAGAGTATATAAAAAGGCATTTACCTTTGAAAAAGCTGTGGAGATCATTCAGGAAGAGTCAGGAACACATTTTGATCCGGATGTTGTAAAAGCTTTTATAGATGCTATAGATGAAGTGAGAGAAACCGCGAAACTTCAGAAACGATAG
- a CDS encoding HD domain-containing phosphohydrolase, with translation MKIGMIPILGLAGSMVIAILSGYFLSVWVVIITQLLTSMFYSAYIYYSIVNILCVILLTHYHKKGLLNKKLGMASYLVLNAVINSLVTFLIESGAGHTDPDLFEINPFYSFIGSLSISIFAKAFIIVFTSSIVFIFIDVLIALGIVRIIPQNVKDYFEKYAWLQKPVNSDELAKINNSETRKTRINNAFAVSLVMTCLTILVVVAYEASSLFVSQTKDEHRTLAVGISKMVASNIDGDWVEDYIKSEGKSREYKKIVAKLEKIRAISDDIEYIYVYKMMPDGCHVVFDLDTEAMAASKPGDIMEYSEAFVPYITDLLEGKEIEPVESNSFYGWLLSAYTPVYNSKGETTCYAGVDVSMKYLEKYTRDFMVRLLIMCSGIIIVVIITGLWTARYRVVYPVDSMVATARRFRYDSEEARKANVERMAELDIRTGDEIERLYNSFIQVTKDSVKSFGKMCQKSEYIEQMQSDLIIILADMVENRDESTGDHIRKTSMYTLIVMNQMRRMGIYSGILDDDYIDNVIKSAPLHDIGKIKIPDAILNKPGKLSPEEFEVMKKHSVYGKEIIDELIESLTEASYLEIAGDIALYHHERWDGTGYPEGLKGEEIPLSARIMAIADVFDALVSERVYKKAFSFEQAMDIIREESGTHFDPRIVRAFMAVEDEVRETAQKFHDR, from the coding sequence ATGAAAATAGGAATGATACCAATCCTGGGTCTTGCCGGGTCTATGGTTATTGCCATTTTATCCGGATATTTTCTGAGCGTATGGGTAGTTATTATTACGCAGCTACTGACATCGATGTTTTATTCGGCTTATATCTACTATAGTATCGTAAATATTCTTTGTGTTATTTTACTTACTCATTATCATAAAAAGGGACTGCTTAATAAAAAGCTTGGCATGGCATCATATCTTGTTTTGAATGCCGTTATCAATTCGCTTGTTACATTTCTGATAGAAAGCGGAGCAGGACATACCGACCCTGATCTTTTTGAGATCAATCCCTTCTATTCATTTATTGGTTCTCTTTCTATAAGCATATTTGCCAAAGCTTTTATTATCGTATTTACGTCATCTATCGTATTTATTTTTATAGATGTTTTGATAGCTCTTGGAATAGTAAGGATCATTCCACAGAACGTCAAAGATTACTTTGAAAAATATGCTTGGCTTCAAAAGCCTGTTAATAGCGATGAACTTGCCAAGATCAATAACAGTGAGACCAGAAAGACCAGGATAAACAATGCTTTTGCGGTGTCGCTTGTAATGACCTGTCTGACAATTCTTGTTGTAGTTGCCTATGAGGCAAGTTCTCTTTTTGTAAGCCAGACCAAGGATGAACACCGCACCCTTGCTGTTGGTATTTCGAAGATGGTTGCAAGCAATATAGATGGAGACTGGGTTGAAGATTATATTAAGAGTGAGGGCAAGAGCAGAGAATATAAAAAAATAGTTGCAAAACTTGAGAAAATCAGAGCGATTTCTGATGATATTGAATACATTTATGTATATAAGATGATGCCGGATGGATGCCACGTTGTATTTGACCTTGATACTGAAGCTATGGCAGCTTCAAAGCCCGGAGATATAATGGAATATAGTGAGGCCTTTGTACCTTATATCACAGATCTTCTTGAGGGAAAAGAAATTGAGCCTGTTGAATCAAATAGCTTTTATGGCTGGCTCCTTTCTGCATATACACCTGTCTATAATTCCAAAGGCGAGACTACGTGCTATGCAGGCGTTGATGTATCCATGAAATATCTTGAAAAATACACCAGAGATTTTATGGTACGTCTTCTTATCATGTGCTCAGGAATAATAATAGTTGTCATAATAACCGGTCTGTGGACAGCAAGATACAGGGTTGTCTACCCGGTTGATTCTATGGTAGCTACAGCAAGGCGCTTTAGATATGATAGCGAAGAAGCAAGAAAAGCTAATGTTGAGCGTATGGCAGAGCTTGATATTCGTACCGGCGATGAGATAGAAAGACTCTATAATTCTTTTATCCAGGTTACTAAAGACAGTGTAAAAAGCTTTGGCAAGATGTGCCAAAAGTCTGAATATATCGAGCAGATGCAGTCTGACCTTATCATAATCCTTGCTGATATGGTTGAAAACAGAGACGAATCAACAGGCGATCATATAAGGAAGACATCAATGTATACTCTCATTGTTATGAATCAGATGAGAAGGATGGGAATTTATTCCGGTATCCTGGATGATGATTACATTGACAATGTTATTAAGTCTGCCCCTCTGCACGATATAGGTAAGATCAAGATTCCTGATGCGATCCTTAATAAGCCGGGCAAACTATCTCCGGAAGAATTTGAAGTGATGAAAAAACACTCTGTCTATGGCAAAGAGATAATAGATGAACTCATAGAATCCTTAACTGAAGCAAGCTATCTTGAAATTGCCGGTGATATAGCTTTATATCATCATGAAAGATGGGATGGAACAGGATATCCTGAAGGGCTTAAAGGTGAAGAAATACCGCTTTCTGCAAGGATCATGGCTATTGCAGATGTATTTGATGCGCTTGTTTCTGAAAGAGTATATAAAAAGGCCTTTTCTTTTGAACAAGCAATGGACATCATTCGTGAAGAATCCGGAACCCATTTTGATCCCCGCATTGTCAGAGCCTTTATGGCGGTAGAAGATGAAGTAAGGGAAACAGCTCAAAAGTTTCATGATCGTTAA
- a CDS encoding folylpolyglutamate synthase/dihydrofolate synthase family protein — MMNYDEALSYIESIEKFGIDLGLDRMKELMRRLGDPQDKLRYVHVAGTNGKGSTVAFISNILMAAGYKTGIYISPSLDRFTKRIQVDGKEIDKEVLAQLTQKVKDAADSMAEDGLSVPTEFEQVNAIAFLYYEHEKCDFVVLEVGLGGRMDSTNVIKVPEVAVIASISFDHMQYLGNTLPEIAGEKAGIMKEGGDVVVYDQAPEVMEVFKKVADERGCRLYVSGKPKDDKAVKYDLTGQDFIFELDNSKASGNRILYNDSPYVGNEIDSDNKSDTFSDTFSNSGNKVSESYHIRLLGEYQIKNASLAITAALILQSKGFDQITDRAIKEGLSNTCWEGRFELLQDNPKVIVDGAHNPDGIKVLVSSLKRLFPDKKIVFIAGVLADKDYKSMMAQIAPIGKIFHTITPPNSRALSAGDLADTFKELGADAVSHESVEEALDAALHNALEDDVICAFGSLYYIGEVRKLILKEI, encoded by the coding sequence ATGATGAACTATGATGAAGCTCTAAGTTACATTGAATCAATCGAGAAGTTCGGCATAGACTTAGGCCTTGACAGGATGAAAGAGCTTATGAGGCGCCTTGGTGATCCTCAGGACAAGCTACGGTATGTCCATGTTGCCGGAACTAATGGAAAAGGCTCTACAGTTGCCTTTATATCTAATATCCTGATGGCAGCAGGGTATAAAACCGGTATCTACATTTCCCCATCTCTTGACAGATTTACAAAAAGAATACAGGTTGACGGCAAAGAAATAGACAAGGAAGTTCTGGCGCAGCTTACCCAGAAGGTCAAAGATGCTGCTGACAGCATGGCAGAGGACGGACTGTCTGTTCCTACAGAATTTGAGCAGGTCAATGCCATTGCCTTTTTATACTATGAGCATGAAAAGTGCGACTTTGTAGTACTTGAAGTCGGCCTTGGCGGAAGGATGGACTCAACTAATGTTATAAAGGTGCCGGAAGTAGCAGTCATCGCGTCTATAAGCTTTGATCACATGCAGTACCTTGGCAACACCCTTCCTGAGATAGCAGGAGAGAAAGCCGGGATCATGAAAGAAGGCGGCGACGTTGTTGTATACGACCAGGCGCCGGAAGTTATGGAAGTGTTCAAGAAGGTCGCAGATGAAAGAGGCTGCAGGTTATACGTATCAGGTAAGCCGAAGGATGACAAGGCTGTAAAGTATGACCTTACGGGGCAGGATTTTATATTTGAACTTGATAACAGTAAGGCTTCTGGTAATCGGATTTTATATAACGATAGCCCTTATGTTGGAAATGAGATAGATTCTGATAATAAGTCAGATACCTTTAGTGACACTTTTTCTAATTCCGGTAATAAGGTGAGTGAATCATATCATATTAGATTACTTGGAGAATATCAGATAAAAAATGCTTCACTTGCTATAACTGCTGCACTTATCCTGCAAAGTAAAGGATTTGATCAGATAACAGATAGAGCTATTAAAGAAGGTTTAAGTAATACTTGTTGGGAAGGCAGATTTGAACTTTTACAGGATAACCCAAAGGTTATCGTAGACGGAGCACATAATCCTGACGGAATAAAGGTACTTGTTTCAAGTCTTAAGCGCCTTTTCCCAGATAAGAAGATCGTGTTTATAGCAGGTGTTCTTGCAGATAAAGATTATAAGAGCATGATGGCACAGATAGCTCCTATTGGAAAGATATTCCATACCATCACGCCGCCTAACAGCAGGGCGCTTTCTGCGGGGGACCTTGCAGATACTTTCAAAGAGCTTGGAGCAGATGCAGTTTCTCATGAAAGTGTAGAAGAAGCACTTGATGCGGCGCTTCATAATGCTCTGGAAGACGATGTTATATGTGCTTTTGGATCACTGTATTATATTGGCGAAGTCAGGAAGCTTATCTTGAAAGAGATTTGA
- a CDS encoding metal-dependent hydrolase, with translation MLGRTHFFVGIATALIALRPESLPVVVAGTGAAAIGGVISDIDSGTSTAHKEADKIVVAASLALGAVIIIEYNFHIGIYRRLLADSNLYRIMTGSLAFILLCVFGMRQPHRSFMHSLLALFLLSSCVGIIFPEVTPYFTIGYASHLIIDLLNRKREKIFWPMKKGYSFNLCSSKGYVNKMMMIAGILISVIYISTLPYVQEAYAAMLAVLGLN, from the coding sequence ATGCTTGGAAGAACACATTTTTTTGTAGGAATAGCTACTGCACTTATAGCCTTAAGACCGGAATCATTACCTGTTGTAGTAGCAGGAACCGGAGCTGCAGCTATAGGAGGAGTAATAAGTGACATTGATTCAGGAACATCTACAGCCCATAAGGAAGCTGACAAGATAGTTGTAGCGGCTTCACTGGCTTTGGGAGCTGTGATCATAATAGAGTACAATTTTCATATTGGTATATACAGAAGACTTCTTGCTGATAGTAACCTCTATCGGATCATGACAGGGAGCCTCGCTTTTATTTTGCTATGTGTATTTGGGATGAGGCAGCCTCACAGATCATTTATGCATTCGCTACTTGCACTTTTTTTATTATCATCATGTGTAGGAATAATATTCCCTGAAGTAACGCCGTATTTCACAATTGGCTATGCATCACATCTGATAATAGATCTTCTTAACAGAAAGCGTGAAAAGATATTCTGGCCCATGAAAAAAGGATATAGCTTCAACCTTTGCTCATCCAAAGGGTATGTAAATAAGATGATGATGATTGCCGGAATATTAATATCAGTGATATACATTTCAACACTTCCATATGTGCAGGAGGCGTATGCTGCCATGCTGGCTGTATTGGGGTTGAACTAG